The Chlorobaculum sp. MV4-Y genome contains the following window.
CGAAATAGACGCCGGCGGCGACCATCGTCGCTGCGTGGATAAGCGCGGACACTGGCGTCGGGCCTTCCATAGCGTCAGGAAGCCAGACATGCAACGGAAACTGAGCCGATTTGCCGACGCAGCCCATAAAGAGCAGCACGCCAGCAGCGGTCAACCAGGCCTGCGACATGTGGAAATCGCCATTTTTGATATGGGCGAAAATCTCCTGGTAACCGAAGGTATGGAACTGCGAATAGAGAATCAGGATACCGAGCCACATGCCGATGTCACCGACGCGGTTGGTAAGAAAGGCTTTCTTCTGTGCGTCGGCGGCGCTGTCCTTGTGGAAGTAGAAACCGATCAGAAGATATGATGACAGACCGACAAGCTCCCAGAACATGTAGATCGAGAAGAGATTGTCAGAAAGCACAATACCGAACATCGAAAAGGTAAAGATGCCAAGGTAGGCAAAAAAGCGTCCGTAATAGGTCTCCCCCTTCATATACCCGGTCGAGTAGAGATGCACCAGGAAGCTGATGAGCGAAACCATCGCCAGCATGATCGCCGTCAGGTTATCAATCACAATACCCATTTTGACCTGCAGCGGTCCGACGCCGGGCACATTGCCAAAATCAAGCCAGGTGAAATCCCACGCGAGCCTGAACGCCGGATCGTAATGCTGAACGATCACAGTCCAGAAGATATACAGCGCTATAGCCAGAGTCGTGCCAAGCAGACCGACGCCAACAAAATCACCACCACGCGGGAGCCTGCGATTGAAAAATATCAGCACCACAAACGAGAGCAGCGGCAGTAGCAGAACGGCGATGGATAACTGGATTAAACTGTGCATCATGTTTCGTTTTACAAAGAATTTGCAGCTATAAGTGTTTTACCGTTGCGGATCACTCCTTCATGGTGTCCACGCTGGATACATCGACCGTCTTGAAGGTCTTGAAAATATTGATCACGATTGCCAGCGCGATGGCAGCTTCGGCGGCAGCCAGCACAATCACGAAAAGGCTGAACATCACGCCCTCCATGCCGCCGTTGTATTTGGAAAATGTCAGGAAATTGATGTTGGCCGCGTTCAGGATCAGCTCAACGCCCATCAGAATCACGATGGCGTTCTTGCGGGTCATGACGGCAAACATGCCCAGACCGAAAAGAATGACTGAAATCGTCAGAAAATGGTTGACGCCGATCGACAGTAACTGTTCCGTTAGCATGAAGACTCCTTAATGTTCTTTTTTGTTTGCCTTGTCGTAGCGGGCCAGGTACGCCGCACCAAGCAGGGCGACCAGCAGCACGATGGAGACCATTTCAAACGGCAGCATGTAGCGCGACATGGTTTCGAGTCCAATGCTCTCGACAACGCTACCATTGAGCTGCACCGGTCCCGGCATCCAGTTCCCGGTCGTATAAAAGGTGAAGAGCATGCCGACAATCAGGAGCAGCGTCAGAAGGATGCCTGGCACGACGTTCAGCACGTCAGCCTTCAGCTCTGTTGACATGATGGTATTGGTGAACATGACACCGAAAAGCAGCAGCACTAGAATGCCGCCGACATAGACAACAACCTGGGTCACGGCGATGAAGTCCGCGCTCAGAAAAACATAGAGGGCCGCCACACCGAAAAAGGTGAAGAGCAGTGAGAATGCCGAGTAGATGACATTTTTCGAAAAGACCACAAACGCCGCCGAGAGTACCGTAACGGCTGCGAAGATGTAGAAGATGATGGCGATGGTCAGTTGATTCATGGTTATCTGCACTTGTTGGTAATCGATTCCTGCCAGAAGCCTATTCGGCTCCACCCGGTTGCTGTTGTGGAGCTGCTTTCGGCGCAGGTTTTGCCGCCGGAGCGCCACCTGCTGCAGCTTTCTCCTTTGCCGCCTGAGCCTGCTGTTCGGCAAGCTTTTT
Protein-coding sequences here:
- a CDS encoding NADH-quinone oxidoreductase subunit J; the protein is MNQLTIAIIFYIFAAVTVLSAAFVVFSKNVIYSAFSLLFTFFGVAALYVFLSADFIAVTQVVVYVGGILVLLLFGVMFTNTIMSTELKADVLNVVPGILLTLLLIVGMLFTFYTTGNWMPGPVQLNGSVVESIGLETMSRYMLPFEMVSIVLLVALLGAAYLARYDKANKKEH
- the nuoK gene encoding NADH-quinone oxidoreductase subunit NuoK, giving the protein MLTEQLLSIGVNHFLTISVILFGLGMFAVMTRKNAIVILMGVELILNAANINFLTFSKYNGGMEGVMFSLFVIVLAAAEAAIALAIVINIFKTFKTVDVSSVDTMKE